GGCGGCGACGAGCTGCTCGTCCACCGGCTCCGTGGCGCCGAGCCCGACCGCCGGTGCGGGGGCCGACTCCAACGGCACCTCGCGGATGCGGCGCTTACGGCGCCACGACAGGGCCGCGTTCACCACGGCCTTGCGCACGTACGGTTCCGGGTTGTCGTCCCCCAGTCGGTGCCAGCGGCGGTGCACCCGGGTCAGGGCCTCCTGCACGCAGTCCTCGGCCACGCCGCGGTCCACGGTGATCAGGTAGGCGCTCTGCACCAGGGCAGGCCAGCGCGCGGTGACGAACTGCCGGAAGGCTGCCTCGTCGTCCATGAATCCCCCCTTCGAAGGTCTTGCTCCTCAGGGGGATACACGCCGTCCGGGGCCGGTGAGGTTGCTCGGCCTACAGCTTTCTCAGCCGGATCCGCCGGGCGGT
The Kineosporia sp. NBRC 101731 genome window above contains:
- a CDS encoding SigE family RNA polymerase sigma factor, whose amino-acid sequence is MDDEAAFRQFVTARWPALVQSAYLITVDRGVAEDCVQEALTRVHRRWHRLGDDNPEPYVRKAVVNAALSWRRKRRIREVPLESAPAPAVGLGATEPVDEQLVAALRSLPPQMRAAVVLRYLEDRSEAETAHLMGCSAGSVKSASSRGLAKLRAALADSPPAVVGAAAPDRSLPVPASGTQITSRSEVLDTRPKLSTRPKGAK